The Vibrio orientalis CIP 102891 = ATCC 33934 genome segment GATGGCGCATATCGCCAAGTAGAAGAAGGGTTACGCCTGTCTTGGAGCGCGCTCGATCTTACGCTTCAGCAAAAGAACTTCCTCGCCGACCACGTAGATTCAGCATCGGAAACGGTTATTGCCTATGAGAAGCAATACCGAATAGGTCAACGAACCTTACTCGACCTTCTCAATACAGAAAATGAGCTGTTTGAAGCGAGAAAAGATTACCTTGATGCACACTACGCAGAGCAATATGCAAAATACCGCGTCATGAACGCCACAGGGAACCTGTTAGATGCACTGCTAGTTGATACCCCTCAAGAATGGACTGAGCGTGTGGAGTACTAATATGAATATCCGATACTTAATTCCTATTTTAGCTGTGGTAGCCATTCATAACACCGTTGCTATGGCAGAAGACGAATACGAATATGTCGAACCACCGGTGGCTAATCAGGTCTCCGATCTAACCGATGATGATAAAGATGGCGTGGTCAATGCGCGTGATATCTGCCCCGGGACCCCGATTGGCGCGCAAGTGGATAATGATGGTTGTGGTGCAGCGATTGTCGAAGAGGAACAGCGTCAGCTGAGAATCCTGTTTGCAAACGACTCTTATGAAATCAACCCTATCTTCTCTGACCAAATCCAAACCATGGCTCAATTCTTAGAAAAATATCAAAGTGCTTCGATTCAGATCCAGGGTTACGCAAGTAAAGTCGGTGACCCAGAATACAATTTGGAACTATCCAAAAAGCGGGCTCATGCTGTAGAAGATGAACTGCTCTACTTCGAAGTCGATCCTAAACGCGTGACTATTGTCGGTTATGGTGAGTCTCGTTTGGAGGCTGAAGGGGACGATGAAACATCGCATGCACTCAATCGTCGAGTAACCGCTACCGTGGTAGGTTTAACCGAAAAAGTTATCGATGAATGGACCATCTTTACTATCATTGAGAAATAAACCGATATTCGCCAAACATAAAAAAGGCCTTGCTCATTCGCAAGGCCTTTAAATTTGACTACTTTCTAATCCTCAACAAGAGTTAGATTAGTGATGAGAGTTTAGCTCTTCGTTACTCTCTACTGCTGCAGCCTTCTTTGGCAATGATATGTGAAGTAGGAAGTAGCCTAACAGAGCCGCTGTGGTAGAGCCCATCAAAATACCTAAACGAGCATAAGTATCAAACTCTACATTCACCGTTCCAAACGCCAATGACGAGATGAAGATTGACATCGTAAAGCCAATACCACACAGCACGGACACGGCAAATATATGCATAAAGTTAACGCCTTTAGGAAGTTTGGCAACACCCGACTTCACCGCGACCCAACTGAATGTAAATATACCTAGAGGTTTCCCTATTAGTAGGCCAAGTGCAATACCCAAAGGTAGTGCAGAGCCTAAGCTTGATAATGAAACCCCTTCTAATGAAATACCTGCGTTTGCAAAAGCAAAGAGAGGAAGAATACCAAATGCTACATATGGGTGTAGTGCATGCTCCATATGTTTAAGTGGGGAATGCTCACCTTTCTTACCTTTAAGCGGGATAGCAAAACCAATCACAACACCTGCTAGCGTTGCGTGGACACCAGACTTAAGTACTGCGAACCACAAAATGGCACCAACGATCATATACGGCGTCAGTTTAGTTACCTTCTTGGCGTTCAACATAAATAGAGCCGCTGTCATCGCAAACCCGACCGCTAACGCTGTCGTTGATAGGTCACCTGTGTAGAACAGTGCGATAATAACAACAACACCGAGGTCATCAATGATTGCTAGAGCAAGTAGGAACACCTTTAAGCTCACTGGCACACGCTTACCCAGTAGCGCCATGATACCTAAGGCAAATGCGATGTCTGTTGCTGCCGGAATTGCCCAACCTTGAATGGCTTGAGCATCGCCAGCGTTGAATGCGACATAAACCAATGCAGGAGCCAGCATCCCCCCGACAGCTGCGATAGCTGGGAAAATAGCCGTTTCTTTAGATTTCAGTGCGCCTTCGAGCAGCTCACGCTTAACTTCTAAACCAATAAGTAGGAAGAAAACTGCCATTAGGCCATCGTTGATCCAGTGAGAAACTGACATACCTAATATATATGTATGAAGAAAGCCTTGGTATGCATCGTTTAGATCTGTATTAGCGATTGTCATTGCGATTGCAGCTGCAATCACTAGCAAAATGCCGCCCGCAGACTCCATTTTGAAAAAATCGCGAATAATATCACTCATGAAATTGCCCTTATATTTATTATGTTAATAAGCGATTAACAAAGAATACAAATGAGTTTATAGAGTTCAATACCTTAGGAATAATCGCTTGTTTAGTGTTTTCATTTCGATTTTTCCGAATAAAACCATCAAATTGCCATTTATTTTCCTTAATTAATTATAGGCAATATCCACAGATTTCCATACAAACTCCAAAAAGCCACTTCTCATCATCTGAGAAGTGGCTTAGATAACAGAAGGTTTATCTAACTTATGGTTCTAGTAACCCGTAAGCTGCATAAAGCCGAACGCTTGGTGAGTACCCGTGGTTTTAATCGGCCCTTCACCATAAGGGATGATAAATGGCAGCCAGATATCATTATTTAGTGCCTGTGTATTTACATCGATACCATGCTTAGGCACCTTGATAGACCACTGTAAAGGTACACGTTTTCCATTTCTTAACACGGTCTCATCTAGCGGTGTAATCGTGATAT includes the following:
- a CDS encoding OmpA family protein codes for the protein MNIRYLIPILAVVAIHNTVAMAEDEYEYVEPPVANQVSDLTDDDKDGVVNARDICPGTPIGAQVDNDGCGAAIVEEEQRQLRILFANDSYEINPIFSDQIQTMAQFLEKYQSASIQIQGYASKVGDPEYNLELSKKRAHAVEDELLYFEVDPKRVTIVGYGESRLEAEGDDETSHALNRRVTATVVGLTEKVIDEWTIFTIIEK
- the nhaA gene encoding Na+/H+ antiporter NhaA, with protein sequence MSDIIRDFFKMESAGGILLVIAAAIAMTIANTDLNDAYQGFLHTYILGMSVSHWINDGLMAVFFLLIGLEVKRELLEGALKSKETAIFPAIAAVGGMLAPALVYVAFNAGDAQAIQGWAIPAATDIAFALGIMALLGKRVPVSLKVFLLALAIIDDLGVVVIIALFYTGDLSTTALAVGFAMTAALFMLNAKKVTKLTPYMIVGAILWFAVLKSGVHATLAGVVIGFAIPLKGKKGEHSPLKHMEHALHPYVAFGILPLFAFANAGISLEGVSLSSLGSALPLGIALGLLIGKPLGIFTFSWVAVKSGVAKLPKGVNFMHIFAVSVLCGIGFTMSIFISSLAFGTVNVEFDTYARLGILMGSTTAALLGYFLLHISLPKKAAAVESNEELNSHH